A genomic window from Triticum urartu cultivar G1812 chromosome 7, Tu2.1, whole genome shotgun sequence includes:
- the LOC125520609 gene encoding uncharacterized protein LOC125520609, which translates to MGNCLNKASTQQRRRGHGERVAPEVREEEEELRSIGQVLLQEEEEEEEEVPASASPAAGMKVKVVLTRAELEWLMAQLKSGEQRLEDVLRQMGNARADDDKPPRADAWRPRLECILECPEPADAT; encoded by the coding sequence ATGGGCAACTGCCTGAACAAGGCGTCTACGCAGCAGCGGCGGCGCGGCCACGGCGAGAGGGTGGCGCCGGAGgtgagggaggaggaggaggagctcaGGAGCATCGGCCAGGTGCTGCTgcaggaggaagaggaggaggaggaggaggtcccGGCGTCCGCGTCGCCGGCGGCCGGGATGAAGGTGAAGGTGGTCCTGACGAGGGCGGAGCTGGAGTGGCTCATGGCGCAGCTCAAGAGCGGCGAGCAGCGCCTCGAGGACGTCCTCCGCCAGATGGGCAACGCCCGCGCCGACGACGACAAGCCGCCGCGCGCCGACGCCTGGCGCCCGCGCCTCGAGTGCATCCTCGAGTGCCCCGAGCCTGCCGACGCCACCTAG